One Triticum dicoccoides isolate Atlit2015 ecotype Zavitan chromosome 4B, WEW_v2.0, whole genome shotgun sequence genomic window carries:
- the LOC119292000 gene encoding noroxomaritidine synthase 3-like, protein MDSLLWFVELLSLLCFFVFYYRHLQSKKISKAEPTEWPILGHLFGMVANLSHFHDWATGILAGTRYNFEARAGITGVRFFVTCDPANVRHIFTSNFTNYPKGEDFADIFDVFGDGIFNADGDSWRRQRAKSQLIMAGPRFRAFSARYSRDKVERSLLPFLAHAADAGTRTPCDLHDVFLRLTFDMTCNLVFGVDPGCLQIGLPVVPFARAMDDVLETLFLRHIISPACWKLMYRYELGTERKMAAARRTIDRFAADTIAKRRADHKLRPNEGVTDSSDMLSSFICNGDASEYSDDFLRDTTVNLLLAGRDTTGAALSWFFYLLSKNPRVEQKILDELAPIASRKKKKLAGDDGMVVFDVSELSGMVYLHAALCECLRLYPSVPFEHKAAVADDVLPSGHEMKAGDKILIFSYCMARMEGVWGKDCMEFRPERWVTADGKLRYEPSYKFISFNAGPRTCLGKEMAFVQMKTAAAAVLWNFAVETVPGHVVEPKLSIILHMKNGLAVTVKRRNITGVHG, encoded by the coding sequence ATGGATTCCCTCCTCTGGTTCGTGGAACTCCTCTCTCTCCTTTGCTTCTTCGTCTTCTACTACCGCCACCTCCAGTCCAAGAAAATAAGCAAGGCGGAGCCGACCGAATGGCCAATCCTCGGTCATCTTTTCGGCATGGTCGCCAACCTGTCCCACTTCCATGACTGGGCCACCGGCATCCTGGCCGGCACACGCTACAACTTCGAAGCGCGCGCGGGCATCACCGGCGTCCGCTTCTTCGTCACCTGCGACCCCGCCAACGTGCGCCACATCTTCACCTCCAACTTCACCAACTACCCCAAGGGCGAGGACTTCGCCGACATCTTCGACGTCTTCGGTGACGGCATCTTCAACGCCGACGGCGACTCCTGGCGCCGCCAGCGCGCCAAGTCCCAGCTCATCATGGCCGGCCCTCGCTTCCGCGCCTTCTCCGCGCGGTACAGCCGCGACAAGGTGGAGAGGAGCCTCCTGCCCTTCCTCGCCCACGCCGCCGACGCCGGGACAAGGACCCCCTGCGACCTGCACGACGTGTTCCTGCGCCTGACGTTCGACATGACCTGCAACCTCGTCTTCGGCGTCGACCCCGGGTGCCTGCAGATCGGACTCCCCGTGGTGCCCTTCGCGCGCGCTATGGACGACGTGCTCGAGACGCTCTTCCTCCGCCACATcatctcgccggcgtgctggaagcTCATGTACCGCTATGAGCTCGGCACCGAGAGGAAGATGGCCGCGGCCCGTAGGACCATCGACCGCTTCGCCGCGGACACCATCGCCAAACGCAGGGCCGACCACAAGCTCCGACCCAACGAGGGCGTCACCGACTCGTCCGACATGCTCTCGTCCTTCATCTGCAACGGTGACGCGAGCGAGTACAGCGACGACTTCCTGCGTGACACCACGGTGAACCTCCTGCTCGCCGGCCGGGACACCACCGGCGCCGCGCTCTCCTGGTTCTTCTACCTTCTCTCGAAGAACCCGCGCGTCGAGCAGAAGATCCTGGACGAGCTGGCGCCTATCGCTTCccggaagaagaagaagctggCCGGCGACGATGGGATGGTGGTGTTCGACGTGAGCGAGCTGAGCGGCATGGTGTACCTGCACGCGGCGCTGTGCGAGTGCCTGAGGCTGTACCCGTCCGTGCCCTTCGagcacaaggcggcggtggccgacGACGTGCTCCCCAGCGGGCACGAGATGAAGGCCGGCGACAAGATACTCATCTTCTCCTACTGCATGGCGAGGATGGAGGGCGTGTGGGGCAAGGACTGCATGGAGTTCAGGCCGGAGAGGTGGGTCACCGCCGACGGGAAGCTGAGGTACGAGCCGTCCTACAAGTTCATCTCCTTCAACGCCGGGCCCAGAACCTGCCTCGGCAAGGAGATGGCGTTCGTGCAGATgaagaccgccgccgccgccgtgctgtGGAACTTCGCAGTCGAGACCGTGCCGGGCCACGTCGTCGAGCCGAAGCTGTCCATCATTCTCCACATGAAGAACGGGCTCGCCGTCACGGTCAAGCGGAGGAACATCACTGGCGTGCATGGCTAG